In Daucus carota subsp. sativus chromosome 4, DH1 v3.0, whole genome shotgun sequence, one DNA window encodes the following:
- the LOC135152062 gene encoding F-box/FBD/LRR-repeat protein At1g13570-like encodes MAESRKMKGGFVKKDRISELPRNLQEIILCFLPIRDAVRTSILSTKWRHSWTMIPRLSFNYSMFDYEDSDERWFSFVEPHGRQMNALKFVSAINKVLLRHNGPILKFSMETPSECDPLITHDYINQWIPLFARKGIKQLVLCDTELREVGLHQFASLDLTHLRLLSVWFPYTPVNGRFTCLKNLELIDATYDFGPSIFHCPVLEKLTLIGCQGIFHTNFLAPNLKCLLQICREITSDFSSIGLENLTEFSFMLTFVPEKQTETSNVVKFLSNLPKIEKFSAGLCFIKYLAAGGSPNRLPKPLSYLKTLSICNMDFTDSYEISCLLCLIRSAPNLCKLHILADCYLYGKKDLKNCWIDDSEISSFDNLEIVTFSDFQGRIAELELVKFLLAHSPSLKTMSIHRSEGMKKDVALAMTDDMLEFPRSSSRAKIRRLIRRVSITDFDDELWADYYL; translated from the exons ATGGCAGAATCTCGTAAGATGAAGGGCGGTTTTGTAAAGAAAGATAGAATCAGTGAGCTGCCTCGGAACTTGCAAGAAATTATCCTATGTTTTCTGCCTATACGAGATGCAGTGAGAACCAGTATCTTGTCAACTAAATGGAGGCATTCTTGGACCATGATTCCGCGTCTAAGCTTCAACTATTCgatgtttgattatgaagatTCTGATGAAAGGTGGTTTAGTTTTGTTGAACCTCATGGTCGACAAATGAATGCGCTAAAATTTGTTAGTGCGATAAATAAAGTTCTCTTACGCCACAATGGTCCAATTCTCAAATTTTCTATGGAGACTCCTAGTGAATGTGATCCTCTAATAACTCACGACTACATTAATCAGTGGATCCCGCTTTTCGCAAGAAAGGGTATCAAGCAACTTGTCTTGTGTGACACTGAGCTTCGAGAAGTTGGGTTGCATCAGTTTGCTTCTTTAGACCTGACTCATTTGAGGCTTTTAAGTGTTTGGTTTCCATATACACCTGTAAATGGAAGATTCACTTGCTTGAAGAATCTCGAGCTAATTGATGCTACTTATGATTTTGGACCAAGCATCTTCCACTGCCCTGTGCTTGAGAAGTTGACCTTGATAGGTTGCCAAGGAATCTTTCATACTAACTTCCTTGCTCCCAATCTCAAATGCCTGCTTCAGATATGTCGTGAAATAACTTCAGATTTTTCTTCAATTGGGTTAGAAAACCTTACAGAATTTTCTTTTATGTTGACGTTTGTACCAGAAAAGCAGACAGAAACATCCAATGTGGTCAAGTTTCTCAGTAATTTACCTAAAATTGAGAAGTTCTCTGCAGGATTGTGTTTTATTAAG TACTTGGCTGCAGGAGGTTCTCCAAATCGACTTCCTAAACCACTATCTTACCTAAAGACTCTAAGTATCTGCAATATGGATTTCACTGATTCATATGAAATTTCTTGTTTGCTTTGTTTAATCCGGAGTGCTCCCAACTTGTGCAAACTACATATTTTG GCTGACTGTTACCTTTACGGTAAAAAAGATCTCAAGAATTGTTGGATAGACGATTCGGAAATATCTAGTTTTGATAATCTTGAAATTGTCACGTTTAGTGATTTCCAAGGTCGGATAGCTGAGTTGGAGCTAGTCAAGTTTCTTCTTGCCCATTCTCCATCGCTAAAAACAATGTCCATCCACCGTAGTGAGGGCATGAAAAAAGATGTAGCATTAGCAATGACAGATGATATGTTGGAATTTCCTAGATCTTCATCAAGAGCTAAAATCAGACGCTTGATCCGCCGTGTTAGTATTACCGACTTCGATGATGAACTCTGGGctgattattatttataa
- the LOC108217150 gene encoding F-box/FBD/LRR-repeat protein At1g13570, whose protein sequence is MAESSMKKIRRLRQDRISELPLKIKQIILCLLPIQDAVRTSVLSRKWRLCWTTMPNVTFDDQFSIWYKLEEYCYDRRVVTIRLVTVVNKVLLMHSGSILKFTLMLPRSQLCDGQIIYEFIDQWIPLLSRKGIKQLIVEEDYEFQETMAHDFSSLDLTHLRLTNVLFPYKPALGGFANLVNLELVHVTSNFGKSIFDCPGLEKLALILCEGLFPMNFRAPNLKCLHQVYDKLNLDYALAGLENLTEYSCMFLRSLLMPPETPNVVKVLGSLHKIEKFSSGREYLKYLAAGGCPNRLAQPLPYLNTLNICEMNFADLSEVFCLLCLIQSAPNLCNLHISHSECYHYEDEVCGCDDEGDLKNYWIKDSEDCTIDHLEIVTFSDFLGLRSEFELVKFLLGHSPMLNTMSIHRSIYIKEDVALTMAEEIMQYSRASSTAEIRYLDDPVIIDDFDNELWTYLFDI, encoded by the exons ATGGCAGAATCTAGTATGAAAAAGATTCGTCGGTTGCGTCAAGATAGGATCAGCGAGCTGCctttgaaaataaaacaaattatccTCTGCCTTTTGCCTATACAAGATGCTGTGAGAACCAGTGTCCTGTCGAGAAAATGGAGACTGTGTTGGACTACAATGCCAAATGTAACTTTTGATGATCAATTCAGCATCTGGTATAAATTGGAAGAATATTGTTATGACCGACGAGTGGTGACGATTAGATTGGTAACTGTGGTAAATAAAGTTCTCCTAATGCACAGTGGTTCAATCCTCAAATTTACCCTCATGCTGCCTCGAAGTCAACTTTGTGATGGTCAAATAATATATGAGTTTATCGATCAGTGGATTCCACTATTATCAAGAAAAGGTATCAAGCAACTTATTGTAGAGGAGGACTATGAGTTTCAAGAAACCATGGCGCATGATTTCTCTTCTCTAGATTTGACTCATTTAAGGCTTACAAATGTTTTGTTTCCCTATAAACCTGCATTAGGAGGCTTTGCGAATCTGGTTAATCTCGAGCTAGTTCATGTTACTTCTAATTTTGGAAAAAGCATATTCGATTGTCCTGGGCTTGAGAAGTTGGCTTTGATACTTTGTGAAGGACTCTTCCCTATGAACTTCCGAGCGCCTAATCTGAAATGTCTGCATCAAGTATATGACAAATTAAACTTGGACTATGCTTTAGCTGGGTTAGAAAACCTTACAGAGTATTCTTGCATGTTTTTACGAAGCCTACTGATGCCGCCAGAAACACCCAATGTGGTCAAGGTTCTTGGCAGTTTACATAAAATTGAGAAGTTCTCTTCAGGAAGGGAATATCTTAAG TACTTAGCTGCTGGAGGATGCCCAAATAGACTTGCTCAGCCACTACCTTACCTAAACACACTAAACATCTGTGAAATGAACTTCGCTGATTTGTCAGAGGTTTTTTGTTTGCTTTGTTTGATTCAGAGTGCTCCCAACTTGTGCAATTTACATATCTCA CATAGCGAGTGTTACCATTATGAGGATGAAGTTTGTGGGTGTGATGATGAAGGGGATCTCAAGAATTACTGGATAAAAGATTCTGAAGATTGTACTATAGATCATCTCGAAATTGTCACGTTCAGTGATTTCTTAGGTCTCAGATCAGAGTTCGAGTTGGTCAAGTTTCTACTAGGCCACAGTCCGATGCTGAATACAATGTCCATCCACCGGAGTATATACATTAAAGAGGATGTGGCATTAACAATGGCGGAAGAGATTATGCAATATTCTAGAGCTTCATCGACAGCAGAGATTAGATACCTGGATGACCCTGTTATCATTGATGATTTTGATAATGAGCTTTGGACTTATCTCTTTGATATATGA